The following proteins come from a genomic window of Paraburkholderia sprentiae WSM5005:
- a CDS encoding ParB/RepB/Spo0J family partition protein, with protein MSNLRERMMSKTADVRAAKDIQLDQQHEKPTSPRTAPGMAGALAQAQQRIVELEKAGTASDVKVSEIVPNPWQPRKVFNEAKLTQLAESIREAGLVQPIIVRRAAHGHQLVAGERRWRAHKMIDKETIKAVIIDLSDEEMAMLALVENIVRDDLSDYEIARSIRSTEKEFPNRKRMAEALGFSRSELYRFLAFADLPDFVIKDLDVQPRLLGATAAEGLVSILRDKDAKAFDVARQMWARVVAGDLDQLKLAKAIKQAIQSGDDGSRGVSDRSIEKIFAGKNQAGSITKDAVGFTVKIRAGMLTAEKEKQIRRLISELFSPSSGGSAD; from the coding sequence ATGAGCAACTTGCGTGAACGCATGATGAGCAAGACTGCTGACGTTCGTGCCGCGAAGGACATCCAGCTCGACCAGCAGCATGAGAAGCCCACCAGCCCTCGAACAGCGCCGGGGATGGCCGGCGCGTTGGCCCAGGCGCAACAGCGAATCGTCGAACTTGAGAAAGCGGGTACCGCATCGGACGTGAAGGTTTCGGAAATCGTTCCAAACCCGTGGCAGCCGCGGAAGGTGTTCAACGAAGCGAAGTTGACCCAACTTGCGGAATCGATCCGCGAAGCGGGGCTGGTCCAACCGATCATTGTTCGCCGCGCTGCGCACGGTCATCAGCTCGTCGCGGGGGAAAGACGTTGGCGCGCTCACAAGATGATCGATAAGGAGACGATCAAGGCCGTCATCATCGATCTTTCTGACGAAGAGATGGCGATGTTGGCCCTAGTGGAAAACATCGTGCGCGACGACTTGTCGGATTATGAGATCGCTCGCTCTATTCGCAGCACCGAAAAAGAGTTTCCCAACAGAAAGCGTATGGCAGAAGCATTGGGTTTCTCTCGTTCGGAACTGTATCGTTTCCTCGCGTTTGCTGACCTTCCCGACTTCGTTATCAAGGATCTGGATGTACAGCCGAGGCTGTTGGGCGCAACCGCGGCCGAGGGTTTGGTGTCAATCCTGCGCGACAAGGACGCGAAGGCGTTTGATGTCGCCAGACAGATGTGGGCCAGGGTGGTGGCGGGGGACCTCGATCAATTGAAACTCGCGAAGGCGATCAAGCAGGCTATCCAAAGCGGCGATGATGGGTCGCGCGGCGTTAGTGACCGTAGCATCGAGAAGATTTTTGCGGGGAAAAATCAGGCGGGGTCGATTACGAAAGACGCTGTGGGTTTCACGGTAAAGATCAGAGCAGGCATGCTCACCGCAGAGAAGGAGAAGCAGATACGTAGGCTCATCTCAGAGCTATTTTCTCCTAGCAGCGGCGGCAGCGCCGATTGA